A genomic stretch from Acidobacteriota bacterium includes:
- a CDS encoding DUF503 domain-containing protein, with product MPIAVLTLEIRIEGAQSLKDKRQVLRSLKDKLRHSFNVSVAELDETNLWQRATIGVVSISSSRDYLAGLMQQVERAAGRIANDNGAELTDSYVELE from the coding sequence ATGCCGATTGCCGTCCTCACTCTCGAGATCCGCATCGAAGGCGCGCAGTCTCTTAAGGACAAACGTCAAGTGCTGCGCAGCCTGAAAGACAAGCTCCGTCACAGCTTCAACGTGTCCGTCGCGGAACTTGACGAAACCAATCTGTGGCAGCGAGCAACGATTGGAGTAGTTAGCATCTCCAGCTCGCGTGACTACCTCGCTGGGCTGATGCAGCAGGTGGAACGTGCCGCTGGTCGTATCGCCAACGATAACGGCGCCGAACTCACCGATAGTTACGTGGAACTGGAATGA
- a CDS encoding translation initiation factor IF-2, whose amino-acid sequence MSKVRINDLARELEVKSRAILDILPKVGVTEKKTHSSSIEVDEAERVRKHFAGQGGAGTARDGGSRSAESAIKTKVDLSHISKPGDVASLLRRNAETAAPPSPKPVAVPPAAVPKTPAPSAAPPVERVAAAPPAPAPEAPARRVIKPVVGPRPSFTVPTAAPKTPEAAVPESEIAAPPRAAAPTEAPAAPVSAAPVSAPPVREEKPPAAVQVTRPSAPPAAGSIASASQQQRTQVPSQPIRRLITPQTGPRPVYTAPPQSLRPAAPIGAHGAPQPGQRPGGGMPVRGQPIFQRRPPMGAPQPGQRPPMGPGARRPMHPTRQAPGGRPMGLGAPGLAPPPPPSGTRPAGRPGAPGKRPGQRYVPRGVKEGPMKGFTPPPRFTPQISNEPVPITRSITITEGISVKDLAEKLEVRAKEIIARLLHRGVFATVNQTLDAELAKDMARQFGADTEVISFEEQMSKDSEAGVAASDGLDAGAVVRPPVVTIMGHVDHGKTSLLDAIRETNVAGGEAGVITQHIGAYKVRITKEESPAFGREIVFLDTPGHEAFTRMRARGAKVTDIVVIVVAADDGVMPQTLEAIDHATAAKVPLIFAVNKIDKPGALPERVKKQLADRGYVPEEWGGKYVFVDVSAKQKTNLNLLMEMICLVADLQELKASPDRPATGAVLEAKLDRGRGAVATVLIQNGTLRIGDTFILGNTFGKVRAMFDDRSNAVDEAEPATPVEILGLEGIPEAGDTFTVVADREKAKNIATYREQKAREAQLAKSSRVTLEGLAEQIKTAGVKELPIILKGDVQGSVEVLADSLQKLSNEQVKVRVLRSGVGAITESDVLLASASNAIIIGFNVRPERKAQELAEQENVEVRLHSIIYELQDEIRKAMAGLLEPVFKETYLGRAEVRETFRVPKVGTIAGCYIQDGTIKRDAEVRLLRDNVVVFKGRVGSLRRFKDDVSEVRNGMECGISIAGYGDVKIGDVIEAFSVQKVAGELIGAKPQLVHQ is encoded by the coding sequence ATGAGCAAAGTTCGAATTAACGATCTGGCAAGGGAACTGGAAGTCAAGAGCAGGGCGATCCTCGATATCCTTCCCAAAGTCGGAGTGACGGAAAAGAAGACACACTCGAGCTCCATCGAGGTTGACGAAGCTGAGCGTGTGCGCAAGCATTTTGCTGGACAAGGTGGGGCGGGCACTGCCCGTGATGGCGGATCGCGCTCGGCCGAGTCTGCAATCAAGACCAAAGTCGATCTCTCCCACATCTCCAAGCCTGGCGATGTCGCCAGTTTGTTGCGCCGCAACGCCGAGACTGCTGCCCCACCTTCGCCGAAGCCAGTGGCGGTGCCTCCGGCCGCAGTTCCGAAGACACCGGCTCCGAGTGCCGCGCCTCCTGTTGAGAGGGTCGCCGCTGCCCCACCAGCTCCCGCGCCCGAAGCGCCCGCTCGGCGCGTAATCAAACCGGTAGTTGGTCCGCGTCCGTCGTTTACAGTTCCAACAGCAGCGCCCAAGACGCCGGAAGCCGCTGTTCCCGAATCGGAAATCGCTGCTCCTCCGCGGGCTGCTGCTCCGACTGAAGCGCCAGCTGCACCTGTCAGCGCAGCGCCTGTGAGTGCGCCGCCTGTGCGGGAAGAGAAGCCTCCTGCAGCGGTTCAAGTCACACGGCCTTCGGCTCCGCCAGCGGCGGGTTCCATCGCCAGCGCTTCGCAGCAGCAACGCACGCAGGTACCGTCTCAGCCTATTCGTCGCCTAATCACGCCGCAAACAGGACCGCGTCCGGTCTACACGGCGCCGCCGCAGTCTTTGCGTCCGGCTGCGCCCATTGGAGCGCACGGAGCTCCGCAGCCTGGACAGCGTCCCGGTGGCGGAATGCCGGTACGTGGTCAGCCGATTTTCCAGCGTCGTCCCCCAATGGGAGCGCCGCAACCCGGGCAGCGCCCGCCGATGGGTCCGGGAGCACGCCGGCCCATGCATCCGACACGACAAGCGCCGGGAGGCCGGCCTATGGGATTGGGCGCTCCTGGCCTCGCTCCGCCGCCACCGCCTTCGGGTACTCGTCCAGCGGGACGTCCCGGTGCGCCGGGAAAGCGTCCCGGACAACGCTATGTTCCGCGTGGAGTGAAGGAAGGCCCAATGAAGGGCTTTACTCCACCGCCACGATTTACGCCGCAGATTTCGAACGAGCCGGTGCCGATCACACGCTCCATCACGATTACTGAAGGCATTAGCGTGAAGGATCTTGCTGAGAAGCTCGAGGTGCGCGCGAAGGAGATCATTGCGCGGCTGCTGCACCGGGGCGTGTTCGCGACTGTCAACCAGACGCTCGATGCAGAGCTGGCGAAAGACATGGCGCGCCAGTTCGGAGCGGATACAGAGGTCATTAGCTTCGAAGAGCAGATGTCGAAGGACAGCGAAGCGGGCGTTGCAGCCTCAGACGGTCTCGATGCCGGAGCCGTCGTGCGTCCTCCTGTAGTCACGATCATGGGACACGTCGATCACGGCAAGACCTCGCTGCTCGACGCGATCCGTGAGACCAACGTTGCTGGTGGCGAAGCTGGTGTGATCACGCAGCACATCGGCGCTTACAAGGTTCGTATCACCAAGGAAGAGTCACCGGCGTTTGGGCGCGAGATCGTCTTTCTCGATACTCCGGGTCACGAAGCGTTCACCCGCATGCGAGCACGCGGAGCCAAGGTCACGGATATTGTTGTCATCGTCGTTGCTGCCGATGACGGCGTGATGCCGCAGACGCTTGAAGCAATTGACCACGCCACGGCGGCGAAGGTTCCATTGATCTTTGCGGTGAATAAGATCGATAAGCCGGGAGCACTCCCCGAACGCGTGAAGAAGCAGCTCGCTGATCGTGGATATGTTCCTGAAGAATGGGGCGGCAAGTACGTCTTCGTGGACGTTTCCGCCAAGCAAAAGACCAATTTGAATCTCCTTATGGAAATGATCTGCCTGGTTGCCGATCTGCAGGAACTCAAGGCTTCGCCCGATCGTCCTGCGACTGGCGCTGTGCTCGAAGCCAAGCTCGATCGCGGTCGCGGCGCCGTTGCAACCGTGCTTATCCAGAATGGAACATTGCGCATTGGCGACACGTTCATCTTGGGCAACACTTTCGGCAAAGTACGCGCAATGTTCGACGACCGCAGCAACGCTGTTGACGAAGCAGAGCCAGCAACACCGGTGGAAATCCTTGGTCTGGAAGGCATACCCGAAGCGGGAGATACGTTTACCGTCGTCGCGGACCGCGAGAAAGCCAAGAACATCGCAACCTATCGCGAGCAGAAGGCTCGTGAAGCGCAGTTGGCGAAGTCATCTCGGGTAACGCTCGAGGGCCTGGCTGAGCAGATCAAGACTGCCGGCGTAAAAGAACTGCCGATCATCCTCAAAGGCGACGTGCAGGGTTCAGTCGAAGTGCTGGCCGATTCGCTGCAGAAACTCTCGAACGAACAAGTGAAAGTCCGCGTGTTGCGTTCCGGCGTCGGCGCCATCACCGAGAGCGACGTGCTGCTGGCATCAGCCTCGAATGCGATCATCATCGGATTCAACGTCCGCCCGGAGCGCAAAGCCCAGGAACTCGCCGAGCAGGAAAACGTCGAAGTCCGCCTGCACTCGATCATTTACGAACTGCAGGACGAAATCCGGAAAGCCATGGCCGGATTGCTCGAGCCGGTGTTCAAAGAAACTTATCTCGGACGCGCCGAAGTTCGCGAGACTTTCCGCGTTCCCAAAGTGGGCACGATTGCCGGCTGCTACATCCAGGACGGGACCATCAAGCGCGACGCGGAAGTTCGCCTGCTGCGGGACAATGTAGTCGTCTTCAAAGGCCGCGTGGGCTCACTGCGACGCTTCAAAGACGACGTCAGCGAAGTACGCAACGGCATGGAGTGCGGTATCAGTATCGCCGGATATGGTGACGTCAAAATCGGCGACGTCATCGAGGCATTCAGCGTTCAGAAAGTCGCCGGCGAGCTGATTGGCGCGAAGCCCCAATTAGTACACCAGTGA